A single Pseudomonas brassicacearum DNA region contains:
- a CDS encoding ATP-binding protein — MLPPGTQRIAKIRRDYNSWVADETMEDYALRYTPKSFRRWSELRIANTALGAVSFLALEAIGGVLALSYGFTNTFWAILAVSLIIFLTGLPVSYYAARYGVDMDLLTRGAGFGYIGSTITSLIYASFTFLFFALEAAIMALALELYFHIPLAFAYVICSVLVIPLVAYGVTLISRLQLWTQPLWLVLLVLPYLFVLLKNPEAFSDWTSFQGRDASGDFNLLAFCAACTVALSLVTQIGEQVDYLRFLPEKTAANRKRWWAALLCAGPGWILPGALKMFAGAFLAFLALQHEIPIERAAEPTQMYLVAFGYVFASPEWALAAMVLFVFVSQMKINLTNAYAGSLAWSNFFARVTHSHPGRVVWLVFNVAIALMLMELGVFDVIDQVLGLYANIAIAWIGSVVADLVINKPLGLSPKHIEFKRAHLYDINPVGVGSMLIASLLSVLAHFGLFGALAQAAPPFVALGTSLVMTPLLAWATRSRYYIARTSDPLLLQPVAPSTQITCGLCSNPFETADMAFCPAYSTPICSLCCSLDARCGDRCKPHGRLSAQFEALLHWLLPNATVPRLHTRLVHYLGLLLALILMLSGALALIYGQASQGLPHSPQAQATLYQAFFQAFLTLSVLAAILAWWVVLTRESRRVAQEESDRQTLLLMQEIEAHRLTDQALQDAKEASEAANAAKSRYVTGLSHELRTPLNSILGFTQILQRDAAMPEQHQDALATILRSGSHLLSLIDGLLDVAKIEAGKLRLEATEIPFPELIHDLELMFTPQARDKGLRFRLELIGKMPAVVRGDEKRVRQILINLLGNAVNFTDSGEVCLRVSYMRETATFDIIDTGIGIDPEHIERIFQPFERGDLTRQDKGVGLGLTITRMLTSLMGGELQVKSQQDKGTCFQVRLFLSQVRVPQAVIHVEHDIIGYQGPRRLVLVVDDHVDHRKVLSGMLTPLGFEVVQASNGQEAIRQVALLGPDLILMDLSMPTMDGWETSRLIRRNALSTAPIIVISANAFNDERERSLASACNDYLAKPVHTPELLERIQQQLDLHWLRREKPAPATFPDPGILPSQPELIALGELSAIGYVRGLHEKLDAIQAETPATAPFISSLRKLLKNFRLDEINRALKEAEDECTDHSR, encoded by the coding sequence GTGCTTCCACCTGGCACCCAGCGCATCGCCAAGATCCGTCGCGACTACAACAGTTGGGTCGCCGACGAAACCATGGAAGACTACGCCCTGCGCTACACACCAAAGTCCTTCCGCAGGTGGTCGGAGCTGCGCATCGCCAACACTGCCCTGGGCGCGGTGTCGTTCCTGGCCCTGGAGGCGATTGGCGGGGTACTGGCCCTGAGCTACGGCTTCACCAACACCTTCTGGGCGATTCTCGCCGTGAGCCTGATCATCTTCCTCACCGGCCTGCCCGTCAGCTACTACGCCGCCCGCTACGGCGTCGATATGGACCTGTTGACCCGCGGTGCCGGCTTCGGCTACATCGGCTCGACCATTACGTCGCTGATCTACGCCAGCTTCACCTTCCTGTTCTTCGCCCTGGAAGCAGCGATCATGGCCCTGGCCTTGGAGCTGTACTTCCATATCCCATTGGCCTTTGCCTATGTGATCTGCTCTGTGCTGGTGATCCCCCTGGTGGCCTATGGGGTGACCCTGATCAGCCGCCTGCAACTCTGGACCCAGCCGTTGTGGCTGGTGCTGCTGGTGCTGCCCTATCTGTTTGTGCTGCTGAAAAACCCCGAGGCCTTCAGCGACTGGACCAGTTTCCAGGGCCGAGATGCCAGCGGCGACTTCAATCTGCTGGCGTTTTGCGCAGCCTGTACCGTGGCCCTGTCCCTGGTGACGCAGATCGGCGAACAGGTCGACTACCTGCGCTTCCTACCGGAAAAAACCGCGGCCAACCGCAAGCGCTGGTGGGCCGCCCTGCTCTGCGCCGGCCCCGGCTGGATCCTGCCCGGCGCGCTGAAAATGTTCGCTGGCGCCTTCCTGGCGTTTCTCGCCCTGCAACACGAGATCCCCATCGAGCGCGCTGCGGAACCGACCCAGATGTACCTGGTGGCCTTCGGTTATGTGTTCGCCTCGCCGGAATGGGCCCTGGCGGCCATGGTGCTGTTCGTCTTCGTCTCGCAGATGAAGATCAACCTGACCAACGCCTACGCCGGTTCCCTGGCCTGGTCGAACTTTTTCGCCCGGGTCACCCACAGTCACCCCGGCCGCGTAGTGTGGCTGGTGTTCAATGTGGCGATTGCCCTGATGCTGATGGAGTTGGGGGTATTCGACGTCATCGACCAGGTGCTCGGTCTCTACGCCAACATCGCCATCGCCTGGATCGGCTCGGTGGTCGCCGACCTGGTGATCAACAAACCCTTGGGGTTGTCACCGAAACACATCGAGTTCAAGCGCGCTCACCTCTACGACATCAACCCGGTGGGCGTCGGCTCCATGCTGATTGCCTCGCTGCTGTCGGTCCTCGCCCACTTCGGTCTATTTGGTGCACTGGCCCAGGCCGCCCCGCCCTTCGTCGCCCTCGGCACCTCGCTGGTCATGACCCCGCTGCTGGCCTGGGCCACCCGCAGCCGCTATTACATTGCCCGCACCAGCGATCCGCTACTGCTGCAACCGGTGGCACCGAGCACGCAGATCACCTGCGGCCTGTGCAGCAACCCGTTCGAAACCGCCGACATGGCTTTCTGTCCGGCCTACAGCACGCCCATCTGCTCACTTTGCTGTTCGCTGGACGCGCGTTGCGGCGATCGCTGCAAACCCCACGGGCGTCTGTCGGCGCAGTTCGAAGCGCTGTTGCATTGGTTGCTGCCCAATGCCACGGTGCCGCGCCTGCACACCCGGCTGGTGCATTACCTGGGCCTGCTGCTCGCGCTGATCCTGATGCTCAGCGGCGCTCTGGCGCTGATCTATGGCCAGGCCTCCCAGGGACTGCCCCACTCGCCGCAAGCCCAGGCGACGCTGTACCAGGCATTTTTCCAGGCCTTCCTGACGCTCTCGGTACTGGCGGCCATCCTCGCCTGGTGGGTGGTTCTAACGCGGGAAAGCCGCCGCGTGGCCCAGGAAGAATCTGACCGCCAGACCCTGCTGCTGATGCAGGAAATCGAAGCCCACCGCTTGACCGACCAGGCCCTGCAAGATGCCAAGGAAGCTTCCGAGGCGGCCAACGCGGCCAAGAGTCGCTACGTCACCGGACTGTCCCACGAACTGCGTACGCCGTTGAACAGCATCCTCGGTTTTACCCAGATCCTGCAGCGCGACGCGGCCATGCCGGAGCAGCATCAGGATGCCCTGGCGACCATCCTGCGCAGCGGCTCGCACCTGCTGTCGCTGATCGACGGCCTACTCGATGTGGCCAAGATCGAGGCCGGCAAATTGCGCCTGGAAGCGACGGAAATCCCCTTCCCGGAACTGATCCACGATCTGGAGCTGATGTTCACCCCACAAGCCCGGGACAAAGGGTTGCGCTTTCGCCTGGAGCTGATCGGCAAGATGCCGGCGGTGGTGCGAGGCGACGAAAAGCGCGTCCGGCAGATCCTCATCAACCTGTTGGGCAATGCGGTCAACTTCACCGACAGCGGCGAGGTCTGCCTGCGGGTCAGCTACATGCGCGAGACGGCAACCTTCGACATCATCGACACGGGTATCGGCATCGACCCCGAGCACATCGAGCGAATCTTCCAGCCTTTCGAACGCGGTGATCTGACGCGCCAGGACAAGGGCGTTGGCCTGGGCCTGACCATCACCCGCATGCTCACCTCGTTGATGGGCGGCGAGTTGCAGGTCAAGAGTCAGCAGGACAAGGGCACCTGTTTCCAGGTGCGCCTGTTTCTGTCGCAAGTACGGGTGCCGCAGGCGGTGATCCATGTCGAACACGACATCATCGGCTACCAGGGGCCGCGGCGTCTGGTGCTGGTAGTGGACGACCATGTGGACCATCGCAAGGTCCTCAGCGGCATGCTCACGCCCCTGGGCTTTGAAGTGGTCCAGGCCAGCAACGGCCAGGAAGCGATTCGCCAGGTCGCCCTGCTGGGGCCGGACCTGATCCTCATGGACCTGTCGATGCCGACGATGGATGGCTGGGAAACCAGCCGGCTGATCCGCCGCAATGCGTTGTCCACGGCACCGATCATCGTGATTTCGGCCAATGCCTTTAACGACGAGCGCGAGCGCAGCCTGGCCAGTGCCTGCAACGACTACCTTGCCAAGCCAGTACACACCCCGGAACTGCTCGAACGGATCCAGCAGCAGCTCGACCTGCACTGGCTGCGCCGCGAAAAACCAGCCCCTGCGACATTCCCCGACCCGGGGATATTGCCCTCACAGCCTGAGCTCATCGCCCTCGGCGAACTCAGCGCCATCGGCTACGTACGCGGCCTGCATGAAAAACTCGACGCCATCCAGGCCGAGACGCCAGCCACCGCCCCTTTCATCAGTTCGCTACGCAAGCTGCTGAAAAACTTTCGCCTGGACGAAATCAACCGCGCCCTCAAGGAGGCAGAAGATGAATGCACTGACCACAGTCGCTGA
- a CDS encoding response regulator → MNALTTVAEPGVVLIVDDTPDNLAMLSDALNDAGYMVLVALDGLSALNRIERRRPDLILLDAMMPGLDGFETCRRIKEQPANADIPVLFMTALTESRHVVQGFEVGGSDYVTKPIQTDEVLARVAAHLRTSRILLSARASSQPTAPSLDDEPAHRVLSARFQLTGREVEVLRWVACGKTNRDIGTILDLSPRTVNKHLEHVYVKLGVETRTAATSVALSAMTDSRNSASR, encoded by the coding sequence ATGAATGCACTGACCACAGTCGCTGAACCCGGTGTCGTGCTGATTGTGGACGACACCCCGGACAACCTCGCCATGCTCTCCGACGCCCTCAACGATGCCGGCTACATGGTACTGGTGGCCCTCGACGGGCTCAGCGCCCTGAACCGCATCGAACGCCGGCGTCCGGACCTGATCCTGCTGGATGCGATGATGCCGGGCCTGGACGGCTTCGAGACCTGCCGGCGGATCAAGGAGCAGCCGGCCAACGCCGATATTCCGGTGCTGTTCATGACCGCGCTGACGGAAAGCAGGCATGTGGTCCAGGGCTTTGAAGTGGGTGGCAGCGACTACGTGACCAAGCCGATCCAGACCGACGAAGTGCTGGCCCGGGTCGCCGCGCACCTGCGCACCTCGCGCATCCTGCTGTCGGCCCGAGCGTCGTCACAGCCAACCGCGCCGAGCCTGGACGACGAGCCGGCGCACAGGGTGCTGTCGGCACGCTTTCAGCTCACCGGTCGGGAAGTCGAGGTTCTGCGCTGGGTGGCCTGCGGCAAGACCAACCGCGACATCGGCACCATCCTTGATCTGAGCCCACGCACCGTGAACAAACATCTGGAACATGTGTATGTGAAGTTAGGTGTAGAAACGCGCACAGCAGCGACCTCCGTGGCCTTGTCGGCGATGACCGATTCTCGCAACAGTGCTTCAAGGTAA
- a CDS encoding C1 family peptidase, with product MSLDPVWIQQKAVELGWVARTDEFEPLIPLREIGQGTVAWFSSGPFKQRPPEPGAAVPSRKDWRDTIGCITPPGHQKDVGACVSFATCAAADARARIAGLQPKPLSPLYHHFCSMDRPINNGPDFDFLAEKTLELGLPFAAAGTNSLRDPDSCHALAVPPKMRVAALYSFETAEEVKREIALHGPVMGNMDLREDFEKWYRSGIYRPTNLPVISSHAVCLIGYNDDEQCWIGKNSMGIDWGEDGGFFRLAYNSSGVLTEGIPFYSLDLL from the coding sequence ATGTCGCTCGATCCAGTATGGATTCAACAAAAAGCAGTGGAGCTCGGATGGGTAGCACGAACCGACGAGTTTGAGCCTCTGATTCCGCTCCGGGAGATAGGACAAGGCACTGTCGCATGGTTTTCTTCTGGTCCCTTCAAACAAAGACCTCCCGAGCCTGGGGCAGCCGTCCCTAGTAGGAAGGACTGGAGGGATACCATTGGGTGCATCACTCCGCCTGGTCATCAGAAAGACGTTGGTGCATGTGTATCCTTCGCAACATGCGCTGCTGCAGATGCACGGGCTCGTATAGCCGGATTGCAACCCAAACCACTCTCTCCGCTCTACCATCACTTTTGCTCAATGGACCGCCCCATCAACAACGGACCAGATTTCGATTTTCTCGCAGAGAAGACACTTGAGTTGGGATTGCCATTCGCCGCTGCCGGTACCAATTCATTGCGCGATCCCGACAGTTGCCATGCACTTGCCGTGCCTCCAAAAATGCGTGTAGCGGCTCTTTACTCCTTTGAGACAGCCGAGGAGGTCAAGCGTGAGATTGCTTTGCACGGCCCGGTGATGGGCAACATGGATCTTCGAGAGGACTTTGAGAAGTGGTATAGGAGCGGAATCTACCGTCCCACAAATCTCCCAGTAATATCCAGTCATGCCGTTTGCCTGATTGGCTACAACGATGACGAGCAGTGCTGGATCGGTAAGAACAGCATGGGTATCGATTGGGGGGAAGACGGCGGCTTTTTCCGCTTAGCCTATAACAGCAGTGGAGTCCTAACTGAAGGAATTCCCTTTTATTCCTTGGATTTACTTTAG
- a CDS encoding amidohydrolase family protein, whose translation MKRRDLIIGGAGLASCVLLPTGCDWWRDRPNVNFPVPSTSLIDVHCHLFNGSDLPSVRFLKIVVAEAYPKEAVRVLDIEDPDVLDGVIAILLWIVGSTRAPTAVQEMNVLDKVAPAEARNADHAANEAAVIDALTQMVADGTVAVSGDMPASSIRKARSALFAAAEETELSVSDGELSPVEAHAVAEKAYRSRFDLGILLRWFALFTRYRYVLSEQLANDYRREAFLPLLLCPALIDYDYWLGQYVDGTSLPDQVTIMGRLARRTSGPVVHGYVAFDPLRQVAHDLGKAPQFDPLQLVQRAIRDEGFLGVKLYPPMGFRAIGNNDQCQTYPDLPIIHEIASSAEDDGIYSSCSPKPVRGSLVVGKKIDSAMERLFEFCTNQNACVIAHANNSNGSNKDYGKRADPAYWIEVFKRWPTLHVNLAHFGSFNAESASAKGVPMPEGSWEWELGRYLKGHVGAPVFADISFLTEIVGQSAEQLSKYGNMINRWIKEFDPACEHLLFGSDWLMLGADPAYEGYTKRVEAFFRNYVRLDATQMGRLFSQNAARFLGLREGDAVRNRLLQFYTKYGVPLSRLPNLSGA comes from the coding sequence ATGAAGCGTCGAGACCTCATCATTGGTGGTGCAGGATTGGCTTCATGTGTGCTCTTGCCGACCGGATGCGACTGGTGGCGTGATCGTCCGAATGTCAACTTTCCTGTGCCCTCCACGTCGCTGATAGACGTTCACTGCCATTTGTTCAACGGAAGCGATTTACCCTCTGTGCGTTTTCTCAAAATTGTTGTGGCGGAGGCCTATCCCAAAGAGGCTGTTCGGGTGCTGGATATTGAAGACCCGGACGTGCTTGATGGGGTTATTGCTATTTTACTTTGGATTGTAGGAAGCACACGTGCTCCTACCGCAGTGCAGGAAATGAACGTGCTAGATAAGGTTGCGCCAGCCGAGGCTCGGAATGCCGATCATGCGGCTAACGAGGCCGCTGTTATTGATGCGTTGACACAGATGGTGGCCGACGGAACTGTCGCTGTCTCTGGCGACATGCCCGCGTCTAGCATCCGAAAAGCACGTTCTGCACTATTTGCTGCAGCGGAAGAGACAGAACTCAGCGTCAGCGACGGCGAGCTTTCTCCAGTAGAGGCCCATGCCGTAGCCGAAAAAGCTTATCGATCCCGTTTTGATTTAGGAATTCTCCTGCGCTGGTTTGCGTTGTTTACCCGCTATCGCTATGTCCTGTCGGAGCAGTTGGCGAATGACTATCGACGCGAAGCATTCCTCCCCCTACTCCTGTGTCCGGCTTTGATCGACTACGACTACTGGCTTGGACAGTACGTGGACGGTACATCGCTGCCGGATCAGGTCACGATTATGGGGCGGCTGGCCCGACGCACAAGTGGTCCCGTCGTACATGGCTACGTCGCCTTTGATCCTTTGCGTCAGGTGGCTCACGATCTGGGCAAAGCGCCGCAGTTTGACCCGCTCCAGCTTGTTCAGCGCGCCATCCGCGACGAGGGGTTTCTAGGCGTAAAGCTTTATCCACCTATGGGCTTTCGGGCGATTGGCAACAACGACCAATGTCAGACATATCCCGATCTGCCCATTATTCACGAAATCGCTAGTTCAGCAGAGGATGATGGGATCTACAGTAGTTGCTCACCGAAACCAGTAAGGGGTTCGCTGGTGGTGGGTAAGAAGATTGATTCTGCTATGGAGCGTCTCTTCGAATTCTGCACGAACCAGAATGCATGTGTGATCGCGCACGCAAACAACAGCAATGGCTCAAACAAGGACTATGGAAAACGAGCTGATCCCGCGTACTGGATCGAAGTATTCAAACGTTGGCCGACACTACACGTCAATCTGGCGCACTTTGGAAGCTTCAATGCCGAATCGGCATCGGCGAAAGGAGTTCCAATGCCAGAAGGTAGCTGGGAGTGGGAACTAGGCCGCTACCTCAAGGGGCATGTCGGCGCCCCCGTATTCGCGGACATCAGTTTTTTGACGGAGATTGTCGGACAATCAGCGGAGCAACTTTCCAAGTACGGCAACATGATCAATCGATGGATCAAAGAGTTCGATCCTGCTTGTGAACATCTCCTTTTTGGTTCCGACTGGCTGATGCTTGGGGCAGACCCTGCTTATGAGGGGTATACAAAACGAGTTGAGGCATTCTTCCGGAACTACGTCAGGCTAGACGCAACCCAAATGGGTCGGTTGTTTAGTCAGAACGCAGCTCGATTTTTGGGCCTACGCGAGGGCGATGCTGTCCGGAACCGTCTGTTGCAGTTCTACACAAAGTACGGCGTTCCGCTTAGCCGGCTTCCAAACCTCAGCGGCGCCTGA